A genomic region of Paroedura picta isolate Pp20150507F chromosome 4, Ppicta_v3.0, whole genome shotgun sequence contains the following coding sequences:
- the PSMA7 gene encoding proteasome subunit alpha type-7 translates to MSYDRAITVFSPDGHLFQVEYAQEAVKKGSTAVGVRGKDIVVLGVEKKSVAKLQDERTVRKICALDDNVCMAFAGLTADARIVINRARVECQSHRLTVEDPVTVEYITRYIASLKQRYTQSNGRRPFGISALIVGFDFDGTPRLYQTDPSGTYHAWKANAIGRGAKSVREFLEKNYTDEAIETDDLTIKLVIKALLEVVQSGGKNIELAVMRRNQPLKILSPEEIEKYVAEIEKEKEENEKRKQKKTS, encoded by the exons ATGAGCTACGACCGGGCCATTACCGTCTTCTCCCCGGACGGGCACCTCTTCCAAGTCGAATACGCCCAGGAGGCCGTCAAGAAAGGCTCCACCGCG GTTGGCGTACGAGGCAAAGACATTGTGGTCCTTGGCGTGGAGAAGAAATCTGTGGCAAAGCTCCAGGATGAAAGGACTGTCCGAAAGATCTGTGCCCTCGATGACAATGTTTGCATGGCTTTTGCAG GGCTCACGGCAGATGCCAGGATAGTTATAAACAGAGCTCGGGTGGAGTGTCAAAGCCACAGACTTACAGTGGAGGATCCTGTCACTGTGGAATATATTACACGTTACATTGCTAGCCTGAAGCAG CGGTACACCCAGAGCAATGGCCGCAGGCCTTTCGGGATTTCTGCCCTGATTGTGGGATTTGACTTCGATGGAACTCCGAGGCTGTATCAAACTGATCCCTCTGGGACCTATCACGCTTGGAAG GCTAATGCCATTGGCAGAGGAGCCAAGTCAGTGCGCGAATTTTTGGAGAAGAACTACACTGATGAAGCAATTGAGACCGATGATCTGACCATTAAACTTGTCATCAAAGCCCTTCTTGAA GTTGTACAATCTGGTGGGAAAAATATTGAGCTAGCTGTTATGAGAAGAAATCAGCCTCTCAAG ATCCTGAGCCCCGAAGAGATTGAGAAATACGTGGCAGAAattgaaaaggaaaaggaagaaaacgagaagagaaaacagaagaaaacatcGTGA